A part of Cotesia glomerata isolate CgM1 linkage group LG4, MPM_Cglom_v2.3, whole genome shotgun sequence genomic DNA contains:
- the LOC123264446 gene encoding tRNA 2'-phosphotransferase 1 isoform X1: MKKTVSFIPNTDDIERDVKISKKLSYLLRHGAHREGLNIAKDGFVLANDILLKLDGIGLQDIERIVKNDEKQRYTLISDKVWKIKANQGHSITTVDNLSLKPIKTNPDFDIIHGTYYKYWTNIKYQGLSRVNRNYIHFAKGLNFICGLRQSAEVFIYIDFKKATDVGLEFFESENGVILCNGNHNGIIQPKFFLKVLDKDQNRIY, from the coding sequence GATATTGAAAGAGATGTAAAAATCAGTAAAAAGCTATCATATTTACTGCGACATGGGGCTCACAGGGAAGGTCTCAATATAGCAAAAGATGGTTTTGTACTAGCCaatgatattttattgaaactgGATGGTATTGGATTACAAGATATCGAAAGAATTGTTAAAAACGACGAAAAACAGCGATATACGTTGATTAGTGacaaagtttggaaaatcaaaGCCAATCAAGGACATTCGATCACTACCGTCGACAATTTGAGTTTAAAACCGATTAAAACAAACCCTGATTTTGATATAATACATGgtacttattataaatattggacGAACATAAAATATCAAGGATTATCGCGTGTTAACAGAAATTATATCCATTTCGCAAAAggcttaaattttatttgtggaCTAAGACAAAGTGCTgaagtatttatttacattgattttaaaaaagcgaCTGATGTAGGATTAGAGTTTTTCGAGTCAGAGAATGGTGTAATACTCTGCAATGGCAATCACAATGGTATTATTCAACCGAAATTCTTTTTGAAAGTCTTAGACAAAGATCAAAATCGTATCTATTAA
- the LOC123264446 gene encoding tRNA 2'-phosphotransferase 1 isoform X2, which yields MKKTDIERDVKISKKLSYLLRHGAHREGLNIAKDGFVLANDILLKLDGIGLQDIERIVKNDEKQRYTLISDKVWKIKANQGHSITTVDNLSLKPIKTNPDFDIIHGTYYKYWTNIKYQGLSRVNRNYIHFAKGLNFICGLRQSAEVFIYIDFKKATDVGLEFFESENGVILCNGNHNGIIQPKFFLKVLDKDQNRIY from the coding sequence GATATTGAAAGAGATGTAAAAATCAGTAAAAAGCTATCATATTTACTGCGACATGGGGCTCACAGGGAAGGTCTCAATATAGCAAAAGATGGTTTTGTACTAGCCaatgatattttattgaaactgGATGGTATTGGATTACAAGATATCGAAAGAATTGTTAAAAACGACGAAAAACAGCGATATACGTTGATTAGTGacaaagtttggaaaatcaaaGCCAATCAAGGACATTCGATCACTACCGTCGACAATTTGAGTTTAAAACCGATTAAAACAAACCCTGATTTTGATATAATACATGgtacttattataaatattggacGAACATAAAATATCAAGGATTATCGCGTGTTAACAGAAATTATATCCATTTCGCAAAAggcttaaattttatttgtggaCTAAGACAAAGTGCTgaagtatttatttacattgattttaaaaaagcgaCTGATGTAGGATTAGAGTTTTTCGAGTCAGAGAATGGTGTAATACTCTGCAATGGCAATCACAATGGTATTATTCAACCGAAATTCTTTTTGAAAGTCTTAGACAAAGATCAAAATCGTATCTATTAA
- the LOC123264444 gene encoding speckle targeted PIP5K1A-regulated poly(A) polymerase-like produces MARRCEICSLDLIDEYSFHGHLLGKKHLRNVDLEKLKTKKEQNSIFVSPLPQRAQTNDIIEFFTKYGPIHYYKFGPRYVIIEFKNKKTADEVLSKKVVYFNNWKLTIIPRKIITPQQNKAEKSRKQSTSDDGKEDEESFHDKLRLELEAEPTFESQLTKFLSLVQKDDNVLEESCDKVCISLNRVFRSSFPYCKALRFGSTVTGLHFKDSDMDVFLDIGEPINDTLDTNESGTHNLKWTSKRVFREAKAILFRNPAIFNHVIPIPLARIPIIKFDHIPTKTNCDLSFKHGFGVHNSLLIKYFLSLNPKLRPLMMIIKYWAKILDITGTNKITNYSLIMLIIFYLQQPDVNLLPTLTDLQSSGSPVFASGWRIDFNRYYKHETENNSTIPELLHGFLKFYSEFNFSLNLITPLDGIIHPRINYNEVAYNLGINIESLNLSKPVCIQDPMELDLNIANSWNERLLLDFQKHCAETVKLCEDSALNDNKSLLPSLLNPEVKHKSKKPKSIHIVIPAGKFEDFGLPDDFEQRDDIDNKQKYKENHWFSVVYKLIQRIFENIFKLNIHVTYDETNIKQIKLDQESDVHTNENNKIMLLCNGNYCLSRTRKGRLSSNLDPTLSCIDKEILISDKILEGLKEKKEETMIKFTCILEKKTNPLHVFITITDAQDSNKAFSEIGNYMRSKIPTIIDKEFLHMIQYKKTIV; encoded by the exons ATGGCTCGACGATGCGAAATTTGTTCATTAGATTTGATCGACGAGTACTCATTTCACGGTCATTTGTTAGGTAAAAAACATTTGAGAAATGttgatttagaaaaattgaaaactaaaaaagaGCAAAATTCCATATTTGTATCGCCTTTACCACAGCGGGCTCAAACCAATGacattattgaattttttacaaaatatggACCAatacattattataaatttggaCCTAGATACGTGATTatcgaatttaaaaataa aaaaaCAGCAGATGAagtattatcaaaaaaagtagtgtattttaataattggaAATTAACGATTATACcacgaaaaattattactccTC aacaaaaCAAAGCTGAAAAGTCAAGAAAACAAAGTACAAGTGATGATGGTAAAGAAGATGAAGAGAGTTTTCACGATAAATTAAGATTAGAGTTGGAAGCAGAGCCGACATTTGAATCTCAGttgactaaatttttatctttagtACAAAAAGACGATAATGTATTAGAAGAATCTTGTGATAAAGTTTGTATCAGTCTCAATCGAGTTTTCCGAAGTTCATTCCCATACTGCAAAGCCTTGCGATTTGGTTCTACAGTCACCGGACTTCACTTTAAAGACAGTGATATGGATGTGTTTCTTGATAtag gAGAACCAATCAATGACACATTAGATACAAATGAATCTGGCactcataatttaaaatggaCATCAAAGAGAGTATTTAGAGAGGCTAAAGCAATCCTGTTCAGAAATCCAGCAATTTTTAATCATGTAATACCAATTCCACTGGCTAGAATACCTATTATTAAATTCGACCACATACCAACTAAGACAAACTGCGACTTATCATTTAAACATGGATTTGGAGTACATAATAGTCTACTTATAAAATACTTTCTAAGTTTAAATCCAAAATTACGACCATTAATGATGATCATTAAGTATTGGGCTAAAATTTTAGACATCACcggaactaataaaataacaaattattcactaataatgttaataatattttatctacAACAACCAGACGTTAATTTGTTGCCAACATTAACAGATCTCCAATCATCGGGCTCTCCAGTATTTGCGAGTGGATGGCGAATTGATTTTAATAGATATTACAAACATGAAACAGAGAATAATTCTACTATACCTGAACTATTGCATggattcttaaaattttattcagaattcaatttttctctaaatttaataacacCACTCGATGGTATTATTCATCCGAGAATTAATTACAATGAAGTTGCCTATAATTTAGGCATAAATATTGAAAGTTTGAATTTGAGCAAACCAGTCTGTATACAAGATCCAATGGAGTTGGATCTTAATATTGCTAACTCGTGGAATGAACGTTTATTGTTAGATTTTCAAAAGCACTGTGCTGAAACTGTAAAGCTTTGCGAAGATTCAGCGCTCAATGATAACAAGTCTTTGTTACCATCTTTACTCAATCCGGAAGTAAAGCACAAGTCAAAGAAACCTAAGTCAATCCATATAGTTATTCCAGCAGGTAAATTTGAAGATTTTGGATTGCCAGATGATTTTGAACAGCGTGATGACattgataataaacaaaaatataaagagaATCATTGGTTCTCTGTTGTATATAAATTAATCcaaagaatttttgaaaatatatttaaattaaatattcacgTTACTTATGATGAAACAAATATTAAGCAAATAAAACTTGATCAAGAATCAGATGTCCATACCaatgaaaacaataaaattatgttaCTGTGCAATGGTAACTATTGTCTAAGTCGTACTAGAAAAGGTAGACTTTCGAGTAATCTTGATCCTACACTAAGTTGCATTGATAAGGAAATTCTTATTTCGGACAAAATACTAGAAGGtttaaaagagaaaaaagaaGAAACGATGATTAAGTTCACTTGTATTTTGGAAAAGAAAACTAATCCATTACAcgtttttataacaattaccGATGCACAGGATTCAAATAAAGCGTTTTCAGAAATTGGTAATTATATGAGAAGTAAAATTCCGACAATTAttgataaagaatttttacatatgatccaatataaaaagactatagtttaa